A part of Fusarium graminearum PH-1 chromosome 3, whole genome shotgun sequence genomic DNA contains:
- a CDS encoding succinyl-CoA ligase beta-chain, producing the protein MFKLGRSRAVASALNASKFVAPAARFPGVQQRRALSIHEYLSADLLRQYGIGVPQGSVAKSAKEAKEIAEKIGNDDMVIKAQVLAGGRGKGTFDNGLKGGVRVIYSPHEAEMFAEQMIGHKLVTKQTGAGGRLCNSVYICERKFARREFYLAILMDRQNQCPVIVSSSQGGMDIEAVAKDTPDAINTNYIDINVGVTDETAREIATKLGFSEQCIEDAKDTIQKLYKIFREKDSTQIEINPLSETSDHQVLCMDAKFGFDDNADFRQKEVFEWRDTTQEDPDEVRAAESNLNFIKLDGDIGCLVNGAGLAMATMDIIKLNGGQPANFLDVGGGATPAAIKEAFELITSDPKVTAIFVNIFGGIVRCDAIATGLIKTVESLNLKIPIIARLQGTNVEKAHQLINDSGLKIFSIDDLQTAAEKSVQLSKVVKMARDIDVGVEFTLGI; encoded by the exons ATGTTCAAGCTCGGCCGTAGTCGCGCTGTGGCTTCGGCCCTCAACGCCTCAAAG TTCGTTGCCCCTGCCGCTCGATTCCCTGGCGTTCAACAACGACGAGCTCTCAGCATTCACGAGTACCTCTCTGCCGACCTCCTCCGACAG TACGGTATTGGTGTTCCCCAGGGTTCCGTCGCAAAGTCcgccaaggaggccaaggagatcgCTGAGAAGATTGGCAACGATGATATGGTTATCAAGGCTCAGGTCCTTGCCGGTGGCCGAGGAAAGGGTACCTTCGACAACGGTCTTAAGGGTGGTGTCCGTGTCATCTACTCTCCCCACGAGGCTGAGATGTTCGCCGAGCAGATGATCGGCCACAAGCTTGTTACCAAGCAGACGGGTGCTGGCGGCCGTCTCTGCAACTCTGTCTACATCTGCGAGCGCAAGTTTGCTCGTCGTGAGTTCTACCTCGCCATCCTTATGGACCGTCAGAACCAGTGCCCCGTCattgtctcttcttcccagGGTGGTATGGACATTGAGGCCGTTGCCAAGGACACCCCCGacgccatcaacaccaactacATCGACATCAATGTCGGTGTCACTGACGAGACTGCCCGCGAGATCGCCACCAAGCTCGGCTTCAGCGAGCAGTGCATCGAGGACGCCAAGGACACCATCCAGAAGCTCTACAAGATCTTCCGCGAGAAGGACTCCACCCAGATTGAGATCAACCCCCTGTCTGAGACCTCTGACCATCAGGTCCTCTGCATGGACGCCAAGTTCGGCTTTGACGACAACGCCGACTTCCGACAGAAGGAGGTCTTTGAGTGGCGCGACACCACTCAGGAGGACCCCGATGAGGTCCGCGCTGCCGAGTCCAacctcaacttcatcaagcttgacggTGATATCGGCTGCCTCGTCAACGGTGCTGGTCTTGCCATGGCCACCATGGACATCATCAAGCTGAACGGTGGCCAGCCCGCCAACTTCCTCGacgttggtggtggtgccaCCCCTgccgccatcaaggaggcTTTCgagctcatcaccagcgACCCCAAGGTCACTgccatctttgtcaacatctttggtggtATCGTTCGATGTGATGCCATCGCCACTGGTCTTATCAAGACCGTCGAGAGTTTGAACCTCAAGATCCCCATCATTGCCCGTCTCCAGGGTACCAACGTCGAGAAGGCTCAccagctcatcaacgactCTGGTCTTAAGATCTTCTCCATTGATGACCTACAAACCGCTGCTGAGAAGTCTGTCCAGCTCTCCAAGGTCGTCAAGATGG CCCGTGACATCGATGTCGGTGTCGAGTTCACCCTCGGAATCTAA